The Brachyhypopomus gauderio isolate BG-103 chromosome 2, BGAUD_0.2, whole genome shotgun sequence genome contains a region encoding:
- the LOC143486748 gene encoding cytochrome c oxidase subunit 5A, mitochondrial-like: protein MFSAALRVSASGIRSLARIRPCYVAPVASRSYSHASAETDEEFDARWVTYFSKPDLDAWELRKGMNTLIGYDLVPEPKILDSALRACRRLNDLACAVRILEAVKDKSGSHKEIYPYVIQELRPTLTELGISTPEELGIDRA from the exons TTCTGCTGCTCTTCGTGTTTCAGCCTCAGGTATCAGGAGCTTAGCGAGGATACGTCCTTGTTACGTTG CCCCCGTGGCATCTCGAAGTTACTCTCATGCCAGCGCAGAGACGGACGAGGAGTTCGATGCTCGCTGGGTGACATACTTCAGCAAGCCGGACCTTGACGCTTGGGAACTTAGGAAAG GTATGAACACGCTGATCGGTTATGACCTGGTCCCTGAGCCTAAGATTCTGGACTCTGCTCTGAGAGCCTGCAGACGACTCAATGACTTGGCCTGTGCAGTCCGCATCCTGGAGGCAGTCAAG GACAAATCGGGGTCACACAAAGAGATCTACCCATACGTGATCCAGGAGCTCCGCCCCACCCTGACAGAGCTGGGCATCTCCACCCCAGAGGAACTGGGCATCGACCGAGCCTAA